A stretch of the Streptomyces sp. NBC_00654 genome encodes the following:
- a CDS encoding cell division protein FtsQ/DivIB, whose amino-acid sequence MAGGTTAQRGAGKRADTPARRPRTGPEGRRPSRRTLLILIAVAVALLTAGAVWVLYGSSWLRVERVGTTGTDVLTPAEVEAAAEVPLGAPLISVDTGAMENRLRQKLSRIDTVDVVRSWPHGIGLKVTERKPVLLVKKGAKFIEVDAKGVRFATVDKAPRGVPLLELKPDQSASLRRFGSDRLLREAVRVAGGLPGNIAKDTEAVRVTSYDSISLELTRDRVVTWGSGEEGPVKARVLTALMKAAPKAGHFDVSAPTAPAVSGS is encoded by the coding sequence GTGGCCGGAGGGACGACCGCCCAGCGCGGTGCGGGCAAGCGTGCGGACACCCCCGCCCGTCGGCCGCGCACCGGGCCCGAGGGACGCCGGCCGAGCCGCCGTACACTGCTCATCCTGATCGCCGTCGCGGTGGCCCTGCTCACCGCCGGCGCGGTCTGGGTGCTCTACGGGTCGTCCTGGCTGCGGGTGGAGCGGGTCGGGACCACCGGCACCGATGTGCTGACCCCGGCCGAGGTGGAGGCCGCGGCGGAGGTTCCGCTCGGGGCGCCGCTGATCTCCGTGGACACGGGTGCCATGGAGAACCGGTTGCGCCAGAAGTTGTCTCGTATCGACACAGTGGATGTCGTACGGTCATGGCCGCACGGCATCGGCCTTAAAGTGACCGAACGAAAGCCGGTCCTGTTGGTGAAAAAGGGCGCAAAGTTCATTGAAGTGGACGCGAAAGGCGTGCGCTTCGCGACCGTGGACAAAGCGCCCCGGGGCGTACCTCTGCTGGAACTGAAACCCGATCAGTCAGCGAGTTTGCGCCGCTTCGGCAGTGACCGTCTGTTGCGGGAAGCGGTCCGGGTCGCGGGCGGTCTTCCGGGGAACATCGCCAAGGACACCGAGGCCGTACGGGTCACCTCGTACGACTCGATCTCCCTGGAGCTGACCCGGGATCGTGTGGTGACCTGGGGCAGCGGCGAGGAGGGTCCGGTGAAGGCGAGAGTCCTCACCGCTCTCATGAAAGCCGCTCCCAAAGCGGGGCACTTCGACGTGAGTGCACCCACCGCCCCTGCGGTTTCCGGAAGTTGA
- the murG gene encoding undecaprenyldiphospho-muramoylpentapeptide beta-N-acetylglucosaminyltransferase gives MHVVLAGGGTAGHIEPALALADALRRQDPAVGITALGTERGLETRLVPERGYELALIPAVPLPRKPTPELITVPGRLRGTIKAAEQILERTKADCVVGFGGYVALPGYLAAKRAGVPIVVHEANARPGLANKIGSRYAHGVAVSTPDSKLRGARYIGIPLRRTIATLDRARVRPEARAAFGLDPHLPTLLVSGGSQGARRLNEVIQRVAPLLQRSGIQILHAVGPKNELPRIDNMPGMPPYIPVPYVDRMDLAYAAADMMLCRAGAMTVAELSAVGLPAAYVPLPIGNGEQRLNAQSVVNAGGGLLVDDAALTPEWVQGNVLPVLSDPHRLYEMSRAAAEFGRRDADDLLVGMVYEAIASRRQA, from the coding sequence GTGCATGTCGTACTCGCCGGCGGGGGGACCGCCGGCCACATCGAGCCCGCGCTTGCCCTCGCAGACGCCCTGCGCAGGCAGGACCCGGCCGTGGGAATCACTGCCCTCGGCACGGAACGCGGACTTGAGACCAGGCTCGTACCCGAGCGGGGGTACGAACTGGCGCTCATCCCCGCCGTACCGCTGCCGCGCAAACCGACCCCCGAGCTGATCACCGTCCCGGGACGGCTGCGCGGCACGATCAAGGCCGCCGAGCAGATCCTGGAGCGCACCAAGGCGGACTGTGTGGTCGGCTTCGGCGGGTACGTCGCCCTGCCCGGCTACCTGGCCGCCAAACGGGCCGGAGTGCCGATCGTCGTCCACGAGGCCAACGCCCGTCCGGGACTGGCCAACAAGATCGGTTCGCGGTACGCGCACGGGGTCGCCGTCTCCACCCCGGACAGCAAGCTGCGCGGCGCCCGCTACATCGGCATCCCGCTGCGCCGCACCATCGCGACCCTGGACCGCGCCCGGGTGCGCCCCGAGGCGCGCGCCGCCTTCGGTCTGGATCCCCATCTGCCGACGCTGCTGGTCTCCGGCGGCTCGCAGGGCGCCCGCCGCCTGAACGAGGTGATCCAGCGCGTCGCGCCGCTGCTCCAGCGCTCCGGAATCCAGATCCTCCATGCGGTCGGTCCGAAGAACGAATTGCCGCGCATCGACAACATGCCCGGGATGCCGCCCTACATCCCGGTACCGTACGTGGACCGGATGGACCTCGCGTACGCCGCGGCCGACATGATGCTCTGCCGCGCGGGCGCGATGACCGTCGCCGAACTCTCCGCCGTCGGGCTTCCCGCCGCCTATGTCCCGCTGCCCATCGGCAACGGCGAGCAGCGGCTCAACGCCCAGTCGGTGGTCAACGCGGGCGGCGGTCTGCTGGTGGACGACGCGGCGCTGACCCCGGAGTGGGTGCAGGGCAACGTCCTTCCGGTGCTGTCCGATCCGCACCGGCTGTACGAGATGTCCCGTGCCGCCGCGGAGTTCGGCCGGCGCGACGCCGACGACCTGCTCGTCGGCATGGTGTACGAGGCGATTGCCTCACGCCGCCAGGCGTGA
- the ftsW gene encoding putative lipid II flippase FtsW, which translates to MPADESSAARRPERVRATAAVSRALIPHLLARPAPAGPVPPVGLVLRGRPTTASRRPPAPRGGGRGGGSGGSGGLLRGPRRVYEQARRAWDRPLTAYYLILGSSLLITVLGLVMVYSASMIKALDIDRPATYFFRKQFLAAVIGAALMLLAARMPVKLHRALAYPLLMGTVFLMVLVQVPGIGMSVNGNQNWIYLGGPFQLQPSEFGKLALILWGADLLARKQDKRLLTQWKHMLVPVVPVAFMLLGLIMLGGDMGTAIILTAILFGLLWLAGAPTRLFAGVLGFAAVIGFLLIKTSPNRMARLECTAFSNPGPEASCWQAIHGIYALASGGWFGSGLGASVEKWGQLPEPHTDFIFAITGEELGLAGTLSVLALFAALGYAGIRVAGRTEDPFVRYAAGGVTTWITAQAVINVGAVLGLLPIAGVPLPLFSYGGSALLPTMFAVGLMIAFARDDPAAKAALAMRRPGVRWKTMRRRVKKRPSGER; encoded by the coding sequence ATGCCGGCCGACGAGAGCTCCGCCGCGCGCCGACCGGAGCGCGTACGCGCGACCGCGGCGGTCAGCCGGGCGCTCATCCCGCACCTCCTGGCCCGGCCCGCCCCGGCGGGCCCTGTGCCGCCCGTGGGCCTCGTGCTGCGCGGCCGGCCCACCACGGCCTCACGACGGCCCCCGGCGCCCCGTGGGGGTGGCCGTGGCGGCGGCTCAGGAGGCTCCGGCGGCCTGCTCCGCGGCCCGCGCAGGGTCTACGAACAGGCGCGCCGGGCCTGGGACCGGCCGCTGACGGCGTACTACCTGATCCTGGGCTCCAGCCTGCTGATCACCGTGCTCGGGCTCGTGATGGTCTACTCCGCCTCGATGATCAAGGCGCTGGACATCGACAGGCCCGCGACGTACTTCTTCCGCAAGCAGTTCCTCGCCGCCGTCATCGGCGCCGCACTGATGCTGCTCGCCGCCAGGATGCCCGTCAAGCTCCACCGGGCGCTCGCCTACCCGCTGCTGATGGGCACCGTCTTCCTCATGGTGCTGGTCCAGGTGCCGGGGATAGGGATGTCGGTCAACGGCAACCAGAACTGGATCTATCTGGGCGGTCCCTTCCAGCTCCAGCCCAGCGAGTTCGGCAAACTCGCGCTCATCCTGTGGGGCGCCGACCTGCTGGCCCGCAAACAGGACAAACGCCTGCTGACGCAGTGGAAACACATGCTCGTCCCGGTCGTCCCGGTCGCCTTCATGCTGCTCGGACTGATCATGCTCGGCGGCGACATGGGAACTGCGATCATTCTCACTGCGATCCTGTTCGGGCTGCTCTGGCTGGCGGGCGCGCCCACCCGGCTGTTCGCCGGGGTGCTCGGCTTCGCAGCCGTCATCGGATTCCTGCTGATCAAGACCAGCCCGAACCGCATGGCCAGGCTCGAATGCACGGCGTTCAGCAACCCCGGCCCGGAGGCCTCCTGCTGGCAGGCCATACACGGTATCTACGCTCTGGCGTCCGGCGGATGGTTCGGTTCCGGGCTGGGCGCGAGTGTGGAAAAATGGGGTCAACTGCCTGAACCACACACCGACTTCATCTTCGCGATCACCGGTGAGGAACTGGGTCTGGCAGGGACGCTGTCGGTGCTCGCCCTGTTCGCGGCTCTAGGCTATGCGGGTATCCGCGTGGCCGGACGCACGGAGGACCCCTTCGTGAGGTATGCCGCGGGAGGTGTGACCACCTGGATCACGGCGCAGGCCGTGATCAACGTCGGTGCGGTGCTCGGTCTGCTGCCGATCGCCGGGGTCCCGCTCCCGCTGTTCTCCTACGGAGGGTCGGCTCTGCTGCCGACCATGTTCGCTGTCGGGCTGATGATCGCCTTCGCGCGAGATGATCCCGCCGCGAAAGCGGCCCTGGCCATGCGGAGGCCCGGGGTGAGATGGAAGACGATGAGACGGCGCGTCAAGAAGCGTCCGTCCGGAGAGCGGTGA
- the murD gene encoding UDP-N-acetylmuramoyl-L-alanine--D-glutamate ligase — protein sequence MGSQEVSNVDWQGKRVTVAGLGVSGIPAARVLHGLGALVTVVNDGDDERSRIQAAGLEAHGITVRLGDGATLPESTELIVTAPGWKPDKPLFLAAAEAGVPVWGDVELAWRLRGLNGKEPAPWLAVTGTNGKTTTVRMLASILGAAGLRTAAVGNIGVSLLDAVLGDETYDVLAVELSSYQLHWAPSVRAHSAAVLNLAPDHLDWHGSMEAYTADKGRIYEGNTVACVYNAADPATEHLVREADVEEGCRAIGFTLGAPGPSQLGVVDGILVDRAYVANRQKQAQELAEVGDIDPPAPHNIANALAAAALARAFGVGPAAVRDGLRAFRPDAHRIEHVADVGEVAYIDDSKATNTHAAEASLAAYDPVVWIAGGLAKGATFDGLVAGAAKHLRGAVLMGADRALIREALARHAPEVPVVDLDRTDTGAMSEAVGEAARLARPGDTVLLAPACASMDMFTNYNKRGEAFADAVRALADERD from the coding sequence ATGGGCAGCCAAGAAGTGAGCAACGTGGACTGGCAGGGCAAGCGCGTCACGGTGGCCGGACTCGGTGTCAGCGGAATCCCCGCCGCCCGTGTCCTGCACGGACTCGGGGCGCTCGTCACCGTCGTCAACGACGGGGACGACGAGCGCAGCCGTATCCAGGCGGCCGGACTGGAGGCGCACGGCATCACCGTGCGCCTCGGCGACGGCGCGACCCTGCCCGAGTCCACCGAGCTCATCGTGACCGCCCCCGGCTGGAAGCCGGACAAGCCGCTCTTCCTGGCAGCCGCCGAGGCGGGCGTCCCCGTCTGGGGCGACGTCGAACTCGCCTGGCGGCTGCGCGGGCTGAACGGCAAGGAGCCCGCCCCCTGGCTGGCGGTCACCGGCACCAACGGCAAGACCACCACCGTACGGATGCTCGCCTCGATCCTCGGCGCCGCGGGGCTGCGCACCGCGGCCGTCGGCAACATCGGGGTCTCGCTGCTGGACGCGGTGCTCGGCGACGAGACGTACGACGTGCTCGCCGTCGAGCTGTCCAGCTACCAGCTGCACTGGGCGCCCTCGGTACGCGCCCACTCCGCGGCCGTGCTCAACCTGGCCCCGGACCACCTCGACTGGCACGGCTCCATGGAGGCGTACACCGCCGACAAGGGCCGGATCTACGAGGGCAACACCGTCGCCTGCGTCTACAACGCCGCGGACCCGGCCACCGAGCACCTGGTGCGCGAGGCCGATGTCGAGGAGGGCTGCCGTGCCATCGGCTTCACCCTCGGCGCCCCCGGCCCCTCGCAGCTCGGAGTGGTCGACGGCATCCTCGTCGACCGGGCCTACGTGGCGAACCGGCAGAAGCAGGCGCAGGAGCTCGCGGAGGTCGGCGACATCGACCCGCCCGCCCCGCACAACATCGCCAACGCCCTCGCGGCCGCCGCGCTGGCCCGCGCCTTCGGGGTCGGGCCCGCGGCGGTACGCGACGGACTGCGGGCCTTCCGCCCGGACGCCCACCGCATCGAGCATGTGGCGGACGTCGGCGAAGTCGCCTACATCGACGACTCCAAGGCCACCAACACCCACGCCGCCGAGGCCTCCCTCGCGGCGTACGACCCGGTTGTCTGGATCGCCGGGGGCCTCGCCAAGGGCGCCACGTTCGACGGACTGGTGGCCGGTGCGGCCAAGCACCTGCGGGGTGCCGTGCTGATGGGTGCCGACCGGGCGCTGATCCGCGAAGCCCTGGCGCGACACGCCCCCGAGGTACCGGTGGTCGACCTCGACCGGACCGACACTGGGGCGATGTCCGAGGCGGTCGGGGAGGCGGCACGGCTCGCCCGGCCGGGCGACACCGTACTGCTGGCACCGGCCTGCGCCTCGATGGACATGTTCACCAACTACAACAAGCGGGGCGAGGCGTTCGCGGACGCGGTCCGCGCACTCGCCGACGAGCGCGACTGA
- the mraY gene encoding phospho-N-acetylmuramoyl-pentapeptide-transferase produces MRQILFAGAIGLFLTLVGTPLLIKLLARKGYGQFIRDDGPRSHGSKKGTPTMGGIAFILATIIAYILAKVITGEEMRFSGVLVLFLMAGMGLVGFLDDYIKIVKQRSLGLRAKAKMAGQLIVGIAFAVLSLQFADSSGNTPASTRLSFVEDFGWSIGPVMFCVWALFMILAMSNGVNLTDGLDGLATGASVMVFGAYTFIGLWQFQESCANADTLTNPSACFQVRDPLDLAVVASALMGACFGFLWWNTSPAKIFMGDTGSLALGGALAGLAICSRTEFLLAILGGLFVMITMSVVIQVGSFKMTGKRVFRMAPLQHHFELKGWSEVLVVVRFWIIQGMCVIVGLGLFYAGWAAKK; encoded by the coding sequence ATGAGGCAGATCCTCTTCGCGGGGGCCATAGGGCTCTTTCTGACCCTGGTCGGTACCCCGCTGCTGATCAAGCTCCTGGCCCGCAAGGGATACGGGCAGTTCATCCGCGACGACGGCCCGCGCAGCCACGGCAGCAAGAAGGGCACGCCCACCATGGGCGGCATCGCCTTCATCCTGGCGACGATCATCGCGTACATCCTGGCGAAGGTGATCACCGGCGAGGAGATGCGCTTCTCCGGTGTCCTCGTCCTGTTCCTGATGGCCGGGATGGGTCTCGTCGGCTTCCTCGACGACTACATCAAGATCGTCAAGCAGCGTTCGCTGGGTCTGCGGGCCAAGGCGAAGATGGCCGGTCAGCTGATCGTCGGCATCGCCTTCGCGGTGCTCTCGCTCCAGTTCGCCGACTCCAGCGGCAACACCCCCGCCTCCACCCGGCTCTCGTTCGTCGAGGACTTCGGCTGGTCGATCGGCCCGGTGATGTTCTGCGTCTGGGCGCTGTTCATGATCCTCGCGATGTCCAACGGCGTGAACCTGACGGACGGTCTGGACGGTCTGGCCACCGGTGCCTCGGTGATGGTCTTCGGTGCCTACACCTTCATCGGTCTCTGGCAGTTCCAGGAGTCCTGCGCCAACGCGGACACCCTGACCAACCCCAGCGCCTGTTTCCAGGTACGCGACCCGCTCGACCTCGCCGTGGTGGCCTCCGCCCTCATGGGCGCGTGCTTCGGCTTCCTGTGGTGGAACACCTCACCCGCCAAGATCTTCATGGGTGACACCGGTTCGCTCGCCCTCGGCGGTGCGCTGGCCGGGCTCGCGATCTGCTCCCGTACGGAGTTCCTGCTCGCCATCCTCGGCGGCCTCTTCGTGATGATCACCATGTCCGTGGTCATCCAGGTCGGTTCGTTCAAGATGACCGGCAAGCGGGTCTTCCGGATGGCACCGCTCCAGCACCACTTCGAACTCAAGGGGTGGTCCGAAGTCCTTGTCGTGGTCCGCTTCTGGATCATCCAGGGCATGTGCGTGATCGTCGGCCTCGGCCTCTTCTACGCAGGATGGGCAGCCAAGAAGTGA
- the murF gene encoding UDP-N-acetylmuramoyl-tripeptide--D-alanyl-D-alanine ligase — MIALSLAEIAEIVGGQPHDIPDQAVVVDGPVVIDSREVAQGSLFAAFSGERTDGHDHAQRAVEAGAAAVLAARPVGVPAIVVDDVEAALGTLARAVVERLDATVVALTGSAGKTSTKDLIAQILQHRAPTVWTPGSFNNEIGLPLTALSATRETQHLILEMGARGVGHIRYLAGLTPPRIGLVLNVGTAHIGEFGSREAIALAKGELVEVLPEDGAAVLNADDPLVRAMASRTKARVLLFGEAADADVRGEKVRLTEDGRPAFELHTPTGCSDVTLRLYGEHHVSNALAAAAVAHELGMSVTEIAEALSGAGTLSRWRMEVTERPDGVTVVNDAYNANPESMRAALRALAAMGKAPRAGGGRTWAVLGPMAELGEASLAEHDAVGRLAVRLNVSKLVAVGGREASWLQLGAYNEGSWGEESVHVSDAQAAVDLLRSELRPGDVVLVKASRSVGLEKVALALLENSTEGEVAGR; from the coding sequence GTGATCGCCCTTTCCCTCGCCGAGATCGCCGAAATCGTCGGCGGGCAGCCGCACGACATACCGGATCAGGCAGTCGTCGTCGACGGGCCCGTCGTCATCGACTCCCGAGAAGTGGCGCAAGGCAGCCTGTTCGCCGCGTTCAGCGGAGAGCGGACCGACGGCCACGACCACGCGCAGCGCGCCGTCGAGGCGGGCGCGGCAGCAGTGCTCGCCGCCCGCCCCGTCGGTGTTCCGGCGATCGTCGTGGACGACGTCGAAGCCGCGCTCGGCACGCTCGCACGCGCCGTCGTGGAGCGCCTCGACGCCACCGTCGTCGCCCTCACCGGCTCCGCCGGCAAGACCTCCACCAAGGACCTGATCGCCCAGATCCTCCAGCACCGGGCCCCCACCGTGTGGACGCCGGGCTCCTTCAACAACGAGATCGGCCTGCCGCTCACCGCGCTGAGCGCCACGCGGGAGACCCAGCACCTGATCCTGGAGATGGGTGCCCGCGGCGTCGGCCACATCCGCTACCTCGCCGGTCTCACCCCGCCGCGCATCGGACTGGTGCTCAACGTCGGCACCGCCCACATCGGCGAGTTCGGCAGCCGCGAGGCCATCGCGCTGGCCAAGGGCGAACTGGTCGAGGTCCTCCCCGAGGACGGCGCCGCCGTCCTCAACGCCGACGACCCCCTCGTACGCGCCATGGCCTCCCGCACGAAGGCCCGGGTACTCCTCTTCGGAGAGGCCGCGGATGCGGACGTACGGGGCGAGAAGGTCCGGCTCACCGAGGACGGACGGCCCGCTTTCGAGCTCCACACACCCACCGGGTGCAGCGACGTGACCTTGCGCCTGTACGGTGAGCACCACGTGTCGAACGCGCTCGCCGCGGCCGCCGTCGCCCATGAGTTGGGCATGTCCGTGACTGAGATCGCCGAGGCGCTCTCCGGAGCGGGCACCCTCTCCCGCTGGCGCATGGAGGTCACCGAGCGTCCGGACGGTGTGACGGTCGTCAATGACGCCTACAACGCGAACCCCGAATCCATGAGAGCCGCACTGCGTGCGCTGGCTGCCATGGGCAAGGCCCCCCGGGCCGGCGGGGGACGCACCTGGGCGGTGCTCGGTCCGATGGCCGAGCTCGGCGAGGCGTCGCTCGCCGAGCACGACGCGGTCGGACGGCTCGCCGTCCGGCTCAACGTCAGCAAGCTCGTCGCAGTCGGAGGAAGAGAAGCCTCCTGGCTGCAACTGGGCGCATATAACGAGGGTTCGTGGGGTGAGGAGTCGGTGCACGTGTCCGACGCACAGGCGGCCGTCGACCTGTTGCGCAGTGAACTGCGCCCGGGAGACGTCGTGCTGGTGAAGGCGTCCCGGTCGGTCGGCCTGGAGAAGGTCGCCCTGGCACTGCTGGAGAACTCGACCGAGGGCGAGGTCGCCGGCCGATGA
- a CDS encoding UDP-N-acetylmuramoyl-L-alanyl-D-glutamate--2,6-diaminopimelate ligase has translation MTYPGAPRPDRLRPTSLGELAARLGLEAPQAGEVTGITHDSRAVRPGDVYAALPGARFHGADFAAQAAGLGAAAVLTDPAGAERAAATGLPVLVTEDPRGRMGELAAEIYGRPGVGLLQIGITGTSGKTTTAYLVEGGLRGAGRSTGLIGTVEMRIGDERIKSERTTPEATDLQALFAVMRERGVEAVAMEVSSHALVLGRVDGCVFDVAVFNNLSPEHMEFHTGMEDYFQAKAQLFTPLRSRLGVVNFDDEYGRRLITEASVPVVSFSAEGHPDADWHAEDVEVGPRDSTFTAIGPQGERITARAPLPGPFNVANTLAAIVTLAVAGIDPQTAADGVAAVPGVPGRLERVDAGQPYLAVVDYAHKTDAVESVLRSLRKVTEGRVHIVLGCGGDRDTTKRGPMGAAAARLADTAVLTSDNPRSEDPLAILAAMLSGAAEVPVHERGDVLVDADRAAAIAAAVARAEPGDTVLVAGKGHEQGQDIHGVVRPFDDRLVLHAAIARSLGRHSADDASPSVTDRAPHHENNSQG, from the coding sequence GTGACTTATCCGGGAGCGCCCCGACCGGACCGGCTCCGGCCGACTTCCCTCGGCGAGCTGGCGGCCCGGCTCGGCCTCGAAGCACCGCAGGCCGGCGAGGTCACGGGAATCACCCACGACTCACGGGCGGTGCGGCCCGGTGATGTGTACGCGGCCCTGCCCGGTGCCCGCTTCCACGGCGCCGACTTCGCCGCCCAGGCCGCCGGTCTCGGCGCCGCCGCGGTCCTCACCGACCCGGCGGGCGCCGAACGGGCCGCCGCCACCGGACTCCCGGTGCTGGTCACCGAGGACCCGCGCGGCCGGATGGGCGAACTCGCCGCCGAGATCTACGGGCGGCCGGGCGTCGGCCTGCTCCAGATCGGCATCACCGGAACCTCCGGCAAGACCACCACCGCGTACCTCGTCGAGGGCGGGCTGCGCGGCGCCGGCCGCAGCACCGGGCTGATCGGCACCGTCGAGATGCGGATCGGCGACGAGCGCATCAAGTCCGAGCGCACCACCCCCGAAGCCACCGACCTCCAGGCACTGTTCGCCGTCATGCGCGAACGCGGCGTCGAGGCGGTCGCGATGGAGGTCTCCAGCCACGCCCTGGTGCTCGGCCGGGTCGACGGCTGTGTCTTCGACGTCGCGGTCTTCAACAACCTCAGCCCGGAACACATGGAGTTCCACACCGGCATGGAGGACTACTTCCAGGCCAAGGCGCAGCTGTTCACCCCGCTGCGCAGCCGGCTGGGAGTCGTGAACTTCGACGACGAGTACGGCCGCAGGCTGATCACGGAGGCATCCGTCCCGGTCGTCAGCTTCTCCGCCGAGGGCCACCCGGACGCCGACTGGCACGCCGAGGACGTCGAAGTCGGGCCGCGGGACAGCACCTTCACGGCAATCGGCCCCCAGGGCGAGCGGATCACGGCCAGGGCCCCTCTGCCCGGCCCGTTCAACGTCGCCAACACCCTCGCCGCCATCGTCACGCTGGCCGTCGCGGGCATCGACCCGCAGACCGCCGCCGACGGCGTCGCGGCCGTCCCGGGCGTTCCCGGCCGGCTGGAGCGGGTGGACGCCGGACAGCCCTATCTGGCGGTCGTCGACTACGCGCACAAGACCGACGCCGTCGAATCGGTCCTGCGCTCGCTGCGCAAGGTCACCGAGGGCCGGGTGCACATCGTGCTCGGCTGCGGCGGCGACCGCGACACGACCAAGCGCGGCCCGATGGGCGCCGCCGCGGCCCGCCTGGCCGACACCGCCGTACTGACCTCCGACAACCCCCGCTCCGAGGACCCCCTCGCGATCCTCGCCGCGATGCTCTCGGGCGCCGCCGAGGTGCCCGTCCACGAGCGCGGCGACGTCCTGGTCGACGCCGACCGGGCCGCGGCCATCGCCGCCGCGGTCGCCCGTGCCGAGCCCGGCGACACCGTCCTCGTCGCGGGCAAGGGACACGAGCAGGGCCAGGACATCCACGGGGTGGTGCGGCCCTTCGACGACCGCCTCGTTCTGCACGCAGCCATCGCACGGTCCCTGGGGCGCCACAGCGCCGATGACGCGTCCCCGAGCGTCACGGACCGCGCCCCTCACCACGAGAACAACAGTCAGGGATGA